AATTGttacgttatttttaaatttaaaatattacatgtCAAACTTAATTATGAAACTCCTCCGAATAATCGTAAATCTTACAACCTTGAAAAAAGGCggatttttaccaaaaatagatttaacAGAATAATAAACAGTCACCATCATAGCAAAATAATAACCAGCCCACCATATAGAGAGGCGCAATAGTTTACCACCCAAGATGATTTGATTGATTCTGATTGGCTAATTTTTGACGTATATTAAATATCGTGCAAAACTATCGTATTTGATGGCTGTCTTTTTTTGTTCCCTTTAAGTGAGAAACAAGCCAAGTCTcatgattttattcaaaattaaagtattatttaagatATTCTATTTTACAAGAATCATATTGTAACTATACAGAGCAGAGGAcaggtacatttttcaattatggATTAATACCTaaatgttttctaataatgCTGAGGTACAGttctcaatttttaaaattcagttCATCCTCCGAAATGTCGGGAGTTTAAATTTCCTTATCTTTATCTAGGCTAAAATATACGTGCAAATATCTTTTATACACGAGTTTGTATATTGGTAGTTACCCAGAGAGTCCtagaaatcataaatttttcaaatttccgtCGAAACCATCATTACTTCACTTCTAGTAAAAATATCACCAATTATCAAATTTGCTCCACTTTTCTGGTTCCAATTTTAACAACCTTGATAATCCTATGcaacttaaaattgaaatgcAAAGTGTGCATAATCACTTAAAGCACCTTATGCAAAAAATGTCCTATTTGCAATCCAGTTTTAAAGTGTGTCTTAAGATGTATTTATTGATATTGCTTGAATTAAGAGAGAACATATTTATTCAGTCATTTAAGAAACTTAGAGTTCAtctcaaaatagaaattttgaactgaattttgaaaaacagttgGTTTGTTTATGGTTAAAAATCACGGTTACAAATCATAGAGTTACAAATCTACAAGTTATATTTGACTAAACACCTCTCCAACTTCTGTATAGTGATGGTAGATTTTGGTTTATCAAGAACAACTTTAGTGAGTACTCCTTCTAGTTATAGATAGCCTATTAAGGATAAAGTTTTTTCGCTCTCATTTTTTAGATGTACAAGTTTgatgacattttttaattttcttgggcCTTTTTACGAAAAATCTAAGCAAAGAATCTCTGATTTTGAGAATTCAGGTCTAATTGGCAGGACTTCTACCCAGGCAAAtcaaagtttggtttttatGATAGGGGGTCtaagaaaacattataaaattccttattttcttttacaaaaaacactattaaaactAAGgcatacaaaattatattatcttGTATAAAAGATTCACAATGCATTGGTATCAAAGTCTGCATAACTATATGTGTTTATCACATTGGTATAtgatttttatatcattttgtagattgttatattatattagggattaagttaaatttcttataaaataatgctaaaaaaaattaaaacaaaaaatcatgcaTATTATCCAGTCATTATTGAGTAATTTATTTACAGTGAGAAcacagaattatttttatatacctgCAACAATTTTACATTCATGCATAATACGTTTTATTAATACCATGCTTACAGTTCACAgtatttaaataagaatgtgttgtaattatttttttgcataaagtTCATTGCTAAATTCGTTtcaattcatcttaaaataaaataattaaaaaacaaattggtcttgttttttttatttaaaatttgctgcCATACCTATGGCGCTAATTTATAATTACTAATAAGTAtctatatttaagtattttcaaattccagtcttaaatgtcctaaataagcaatttcttaagagctaaatttaatttaaatattattttagctgatgtgttaattcttgaacAAAACTATGGGAGATGTCAGATATgcaatattaacatttatttttcctttcaaaaaatgtattaggtatattttaaacTAGTAAATGgattgttaattttatattaaattaaaataaaatattatgataatataTCTTTCATCACTCTTCAGTTAACGCCTAAACTTTTGGAATTCCTTgacttcaaatttaaatatcgcgccataGATCatgtttaaatttcccgccacacgccacccaagTTGATCGCTCCCGTCCTTCTGAACAACATCAATACAAGTGTCAATGGAATTTTCGTCTGATCATTAGGCAActcgcatttctctatatttgtgatCCGAAAGCTGATCGAGAGGCTCATTTTTTATTGACGACTAAAGGTATTAACATATCTTTTTATCCTTCTAACACCGGATGATTAGGAATAAAGACTAGTTAAGGGAGAACACTAAGGTTtaaattagaaacaaaattCAAGAGTAATATGGTATTTTAACGTGTGCACTTCAAAGCAAGAAAAAGGATCACAGGAAGACAAGAAATAGCAACCTATAGTGCAGCATGTATGGAAGCGTTGGGCAAACGAACACATTTCTCATTTTCTGAAGGAAAAAAAACCAAGGAAGAACTTAAGAGACTGGTCTGAGTTAACATCAAATAAGTTACTTAGAACAGCTGTAAATAAAGTACGAATTACCCTGATGATTTCAAACCTCTGACTAGGAGACGGAACGTGAAGAAGAATTCGTAGATTACGGAATTTATACAATATGTCAAAATCTTGTTTACATCTTTGGGAAAAAGGTACATAACAGCTAGGGAGCTTTTCTGGATAGCGATTATACCAGTATACCAAGCATTTATTAGCAATATAAGTATGTGTGCATTTCAGCCGTTTCCTTCAAAATTGATGAGTTTTATTCCCACCTGTTGCTTTCTAGCTGCTTGTTTTGAAAATTGCTTTTTCCACATTCTTTAATGCTATACTGTGGTGTTGCATAGGAAAATTAGTCGCAAATTAAATTTCTCGTAAGTACAAAGCCTTCTCGTGATGTTTTGATTCTTATAAATAGACTCCCAACATTTTTTGTATTCGGTTGTCCATAAtaagctttttcatttttttttaaactgtattttgtttaatctgcttttaatttttgtttgtaactCTTTAAGTAGCGAGTGGATCCGCTAGCATATGCACTAAGTTGCATTGTTTCCAGATTGTAACATAGATCGACCACTCATTTTGGATGAAGGGCAACATGTATGTTTATTTGTTTCCTAGTTCTTGTCTTCCAATTTCTTACTTCTGCTTACGtccacttaatttttttgattgctATAATCTTGTTTTAAATGCTCAGTTTTTAGTTCAATATGCTTACTTCCATCGTGTTATTATACTCCCAAGTATTTTTAAGCTTCATGTTGGTTTAGTGGTTTTATTGTTGTTCTACATATTCTAATTCTATTAGctttctaatattattattctcatctattgttaaattctttattgtaACCCTAAACTTCtcaccaaaattttaaaacaaattttcttaacataaagattacaaataggggaagtctttatctccaagaaaaatgcatgtaggtcacttaggtaaatgtattatgcatttcgtcgttttttgtaatgttctgtatctggtgatggctgtttacacagccgaaatgcataatacatttacctaagtgacctacatgcatttttcttggagataaagacttcccctatttgtaatctttatatacgcattctcctacaaaatagggacttctattcaactttCTTAAcctattttttcattattgacgtaaattatttaatatttggtgACTTCATTGACTCAGATCTGAGCCGATGACTAAAAAAAACGATAAAGTGTATAACATTCAAATAATTCTTTacttagtaataaataaatatctcggtaaattttttagtataaataccCACCGATTTGGAAGACAATTACACAGATATTCAGAAGTATCTTAAGAAACAACACTGTTCATCAAAATGAAAGTAGCTATTGCATTGGCAATCTTTGTCGTTGTTACAGCTGTGGTAAGTAATCTTTTCCAGTTCTAAGTAGtagaaatttgtatattttattatcgtTTATTTTAACTTAGGCTGCACTCGACAAAGAGCAAGTACAACAAAAAATGAAAGCTGCCAGTGAAAAATGCTTAAACGATCCCGCAGTAGGCGTAAGCAAGGAGGCATTGAACACCTACAGAGAATCCAAAGGAACTGGACCCAAACCTGCCAACTTAGAAAAATTGTCCATATGTGTCCTGAAAGAAAACGGCTGGATGAATAACGATAATAGCTTGAACACCGCCGAAATTAAGCAGATCCTTGAGCTAGGAACACACGATCACCCCGAAAAACTGGATGAAATTATGGCCAAATGTACCGCTGACAAGGGCAGCTCAGAGGAAACCGCCAATAATTTGCTCGAATGCCTTGTCCGTCTTCGAGGTCATCAATAATTCATGCATAATTCAATTATATTTTGATGTAAGTCAATAAAGTTTTACTAAAACTATcaagaaaaacttttattttaacctAGAAAGTTGATTATTTGTATATTGGTCATGCTATAAGCTTTTGCTTATTTGAAATAACAATTAGGTCTATATTTGATTATACCTTTTCAGttggataataatttttacattagtatcaaaagtattttcttctttctaaatttttggGAAGCCTAAGATCAATTGAAACACGCTATACAGctttacattacattacatttccAACTTATTCTTCTACTTCTAAGTGTTTATATGTTTTCATTTGGCTTAgcgcttttattattttccgTGTTCTGTCGTTTTATCActaattattgttattaggaatattttcatgataattactatgaatatttttattcttaaattcttCACTGTAACCCTAAAACTTttcaaacataaaattatttaacattttttgatgacTTTGTTGACCTACTGCTAAGAcgataaattacttaaaaataataataaaacgataaaattttaattaataagcaattaattaaaaaactttcaattaattgtttacttagcaataaataaataaacctggCAAAATTTTTTGGTATAGACATCCACGGATTTGAAAGACCATTGCACAGTTATTCAAAAGTATCTTAAGACACAATACTTTTCTccaaaaatacgtaaaattcaCTAATATGAAAGTGGTTATTGCTTTGACAATTTTCGTCGTTGTTGTAGCTggggtaattaatttttttaacctttaaacaaaaactacaaaaaacaatttttaccgCATTTTTTTACTTGACCTGCCATCGAAAGAGAACACGTACAAGAAAAGATAAAAACTGCCAGTGAAAAATGTTTGAACGATCCCGCAGTGGGCGTAAACAAGAAGGAAATGAGAGCATTTAGAGAATCGAATAAAGAATAAAGGCAGATAATAAAGGCACTACAGAGGAAACCGCCAATGGTTTGGTTGAATGCCTTGTCTTTCATGGTAGAAATCATGAAACTGCTGCTACTGCTTAAGCAAGAGAGATTTTAATAACATGTTGATGCAACTCAATAaagttttgttcaaatttttgaatGGCTTTTAATTTGACCTGGATTGTTGAATATTGGTATATGTAGTAGTGGTTacaatgtatttaaatttaaaagattacatgtcaaaataatattaaaactctTCCGAATAATCGTAAATCTTGGAACCCCAAAAGAAACCACATAATTATGACATTTTTAACTATCGTATTTTCTGTCTGTCTTTTTTTATGTTCctttgggtggaaaacaagccaaAACTCATATGATTTTATTGTAATTGGAAGTTTTTATTTATCTGTTGTTCAAATTGAGCGTTTTACTCTAAGTTCATCTCAAGAATAAAAATCTAGAACTGAACTTGAAAAAAAGTTGGtatgtttataattaaaaatcacgGTTACAAATCTTACAAGTTATAATTCACTAAGCACCTCTCCAACCTCTGTATATTAATGGTAGATTTTAGTTCATCGAGAACAACCTTAGTAAGTACTCCTTCTAGTTATAGATAGCCTATTAAGGATAACGTTTTTTCGCTCTAATTTTTTAGATGTACAAGTTTTAATTTCTGGGCTTTTTTACGAAAAATCTAAGCAAAGGATCTCTGATTTTGAGAATTCAGGTGTACTTGGCAGAACTTCTACCCAGGCAAATCAAGGTGTGGTTTTCATGGTAAGGGGTCtaagaaaacattataaaattccttattttcttttacaaaaaaacacttttaaaactAAGgcatacaaaattatattatcttGTATAAAAGATTCACAATGCATTAGTATCAAAGTCTGCATAACTATATGTGTTTGGGCTATCACATGggtatgtgatttttttatcattttgtaaattgttatattatattagggattaagttaaatttcttattaaataatgttaaaaaaaattaaaacaaaaaatcatgcaTATTATCCAGTCATTATTGAGTAATTTATTTACAGTGACAAcacagaattatttttatatacctgCAACAATTTTACATTCATGCATAATACGTTTTATTAATACCATGCTTACAGTTCACAgtatttaaataagaatgtgttgtaattatttttttgcataaagtTCATTGCTAAATTCGTTtcaattcatcttaaaataaaataattaaaaaacaaattggtcttgttttttttatttaaaatttgctgcCATACCTATGGCGCTAATTTATAATTACTAATAAGTAtctatatttaagtattttcaaattccagccttaaatgtcctaaataagcaatttcttaagagctaaatttaattcaaatattattttagctgatgtgttaattcttgaacAAAACTATAAGAGATGTCAGATATgcaatattaacatttatttttcctttaaaaaaatgtattaggtatattttaaacTAGTAAATGgattgttaattttatattaaattaaaataaaatattatgataatataTCTTTCATCACTCTTCAGTTAACGCCTAAACTTTTGGAATTCCTTgacttcaaatttaaatatcgcgccataGATCatgtttaaatttcccgccacacgccacccaagTTGATCGCTCCCGTCCTTTTGAATACAATATAAGTGTCAATGGAATTTTCGTCTGATCATTAGGCAACttgcatttctctatatttgtgatCCGAAAGCTGATCGAGAGGCTCATTTTTTATTGACGACTAAAGGTATTAACATATCTTTTTATCCTTCTAACACCGGATGATTAGGAATAAAGACTAGTTAAGGGAGAACACTAAGGTTtaaattagaaacaaaattCAAGAGTAATATGGTATTTTAACGTGTGCACTTCAAAGCAAGAAAAAGGATCACAGGAAGACAAGAAATAGCAACCTATAGCGCAGCATGTATGGAAGCGTTGGGCAAATGAACACATTTCTgattttctgaagaaaaaaaaccAAGGAGGTAGAAGAACATCGTGGCTTAAGAACTCAAGAGACTGGTCTAAGCTAACATCAAATAAGTTCTGAAAACAGCTGTAAATAAAGTACGAATTACTCTAATGATTTCAAACCTCCGACTAGGAGACGGAACGTAAAGAAGAATTCGTAGATTACGCAATTTACACAATATGTCAAAATCTTGTATCTAGTAGGCAAACAGGCAATAGATTGATATTTGGATgagttatttaaaatgtttacatcTTTGGGAAAGTTCTAAGTTGCATTGTTTCCAGATTTTACCATACATCGACCGCTGATTTTGGATGAAGGGCAACATGTATGTTTATTTGTTTCCTAGTTTTTGTCTTCCAATTTCTTACTTCTGCTTACGtccacttaatttttttaattgctataaTCTTGTTTTAAATGCTCAGTTCTTAGTTCAATATGCTTACTTCCATCGTGTTATTATATTCCCAAGTATTTTTAAGCTTCGTGTTGGTTagtggttttatttttattctatatatTCTAATgctattagttttttaatattattattctcatctattgttaaattctttattgtaATCCTAAACTTCtcaccaaaattttaaaacaaattttcttaatatattttttcattattgacgtaaattatttaatatttggtgACTTCATTGACCCACATCTGAGCCGATAACTAAAAAATACGATAAAGTGTATAACATTCAAATAATTGTTTACTTGGTAATAAGTAAATATCTCGgttaattttttggtataaataCCCACCGATATGGAAGACAATTACACAGATATTCAGAAGTATCTTAAGAAACAACACTGTTCATCAAAATGAAAGTAGCTATTGCTTTGGCAATCTTTGTCGTTGTTACAGCTGTGGTAAGTAAtctcttttagttttaagtagTCGCTTATAGaagaaatttgtatattttattatcgtttattttaatttaggcTGCACTCGACAAAGAGCAAGTACAACAAAAAATGAAAGCTGCCAGTGAAAAATGCTTAAACGATCCCGCAATAGGCGTAACCAAGGAGGAATTGAACACTTACAGAGAATCCAAAGGAACTGGACCCAAACCTGCCAACTTAGGAAAATTGTCCATTTGTGTCCTGAAAGAAAACGGCTGGATGAATAACGATAATAGCTTGAACACCGCCGAAATTAAGCAAATCCTTGAGCTAGGAACACACGATCACCCTGAAAAATTGGATGAAATTATGACCAAATGTACCGCTGACAAGGGCAGCTCAGAGGAAACCGCCAATAATTTGCTCGAATGCCTTGTCCGTCTTCGAGGTCATCAATAATTCATGCATAATTCAATTATATTTTGATGTAAGTCAATAAAGTTTTACTAAAACTATcaagaaaaacttttattttaacctAGAAAGTTGATTATTTGTATATTGGTCATGCTATAAGCTTTTGCTTATTTGAAATAACAATTAGGTCTATATTTGATTATACCTTTTCAGTTGgacaataatttttacattagtatcaaaagtattttcttctttctaaatttttggGAAGCCTAAGATCAATTGAAACACGCTATACAGctttacattacattacatttccAACTTATTCTTCTACTTCTAAGTGTTTATATGTTTTCATTTGGCTTAgcgcttttattattttccgTGTTCTGTCGTTTTATCActaattattgttattaggaatattttcatgataattactatgaatatttttattcttaaattcttCACTGTAACCCTAAAACTTttcaaacataaaattatttaacattttttgatgacTTTGTTGACCTACTGCTAAGAcgataaattacttaaaaataataataaaacgataaaattttaattaataagcaattaattaaaaaactttcaaTTAATTGTTTACTTAGCAATAAAGAAATAAACCTGGCAAAATTTTTTGGTATAGACATCCACGGATTTGAAAGACCATTGCACAGTTATTCAAAAGTATCTTAAGACAATACTTTTCTccaaaaatacgtaaaattcaCTAATATGAAAGTGGTTAATGCTTTGACAATTTTCGTCGTTGTTGTAGCTggggtaattaatttttttaacctttaaacaaaaactacaaaaaacaatttttaccgCATTTTTTTACTTGACCTGCCATCGAAAGAGAACACGTACAAGAAAAGATAAAAACTGCCAGTGAAAAATGTTTGAACGATCCCGCAGTGGGCGTAAACAAGAAGGAAATGAGAGCATTTAGAGAATCGAAGGAAAAGGTGTCTGTATCTTGAAAGAAATCGGATGGATGAAtgcatagagtaattaaaagtatattaatattcatttctctatggaTGAATGACGATAACACCTTGAAAAGCTCCGAACTTAAGCAAATCTTTGAAGAATGGCTACACGGAAACACGGCAAAAGTGGAAAGAGCTATGACCAAATGTGTCGCTAATAAAGGCACTCCAGAGGAAACCGCCAATGGTTTGGTTGAATGCCTTGTCTTTCATGGTAGAAATCATGAAACTGCTGCTACTGCTTAAGCAAGAGAGATTTTAATAACATGTCGATGCAACTCAATAaagttttgttcaaatttttgaatGGCTTTTAATTTGACCTGGATTGTTGAATATTGGTATATGTAGTAGTGGTTacaatgtatttaaatttaaaagattacatgtcaaaataatattaaaactctTCCGAATAATCGTAAATCTTGGAACCCCAAAAGAAACCACATTTTTAACTATCGTATTTTCTGACTGTCTTTTTTTATGTTCctttgggtggaaaacaagccaaAACTCATATGATTTTATTGTAATtggaagtttttatttttctgttgttCAAATTGAGCGTTTTACTCTAAGTTCATCTCAAGAATAAAAATCTAGAACTGAACTTGAAAAAAAGTTGGtatgtttataattaaaaattacggTTACAAATCTTACAAGTTATAATTCACTAAGCACCTCTCCAACCTCTGTATAATAATGGTAGATTTTAGTTCATCGAGAACAACCTTAGTAAGTACTCCTTCTAGTTATAGATAGCCTATTAAGGATAACGTTTTTTCGCTCTAATTTTTTAGATGTACAAGTTTTAATTTCTGGGCTTTTTTACGAAAAATCTAAGCAAAGGATCTCTGATTTTGAGAATTCAGGTGTACTTGGCAGGACTTCTACCCAGGCAAATCAAGGTGTGGTTTTTATGGTAAGGGGTCtaagaaaacattataaaattccctattttcttttacaaaaaaacacttttaaaactAAGgcatacaaaattatattatcttGTATAAAAGATTCACAATGCATTAGTATCAAAGTCTGCATAACTATATGTGTTTGGGCTATCACATGggtatatgatttttttatcattttgtgaattgttatattatattagggattaagttaaatttcttattaaataatgttaaaaaaaataaaaacaaaaaatcatgcaTATTATTCAGTCATTATTGAGTAATTTATTTACAGTTAGAAcacagaattatttttatatacctgCAATAATTTTACATTCATGCATAACACGTTTTATTAATACCACGCTTACAGTTCACAgtatttaaataagaatgtgtcgtaattatttttttgcataaagtTCATTGTTAAATTCgttttaattcatcttaaaataaaataattaaaaaacaaattggtcttgtttttttttattaaaaatttgctgCTATACCTATGGCGCTAATTTATAATTACTAATAAGTATCTATATCAAAGTATTTTCAAAGTCTAGTcttaaatgtcctaaataagCAAGTTCTAAATAAGTAATTTCTTaagaactaaatttaatttaaatattattttaggtgatgtgttaattcttgaacAAAACTATAAGAGATGTCAGATAtgcaatattaacattttttttctcaaaaaaagcacttttaataatatgtagatattttttaaactggtaaacggattattaattttatattaaaataaattaaaatattatgtcaaTATATCTCTCTTCAGTTAACGCCTAAACTTTTGGAATTCCTTgacttcaaatttaaatattgcgcCATAGATCatgtttaaatttcccgccacacgccacccaagTTGATCGCTCTCATCGTTGTGAACAACGTCAATCAATATAAGTATCAACGGAATTTCCGTCTGATCATTATccaacacgcatttctctatatttgtgttttgtgatCAGAACACTGACCGAGAggcacattttttattttagctatTGACAACGAAAtgtattatcatattttttcatCCTTCTTACACCGAATGATTGAGAATTAAGACTAGTTAAAGGGAAAACACTGAGGTTtaaattagaaacaaaattCAAGAGTAATATGGCATTTAAACCTGTGcactttaaaattgaaaaacgaGTTTCAGTTCGAAGCAAAAAAAAGGGTCACAGGAAGACAAGAAATAGCAAACTGTAGTGCAGCATCTATGGAAGCGTTGgaaaaacaaatacatttcTGGACTTTAACAACGAGTcaaatttacataatttgcTGAAAGTCGGATGTTTGGTGCTTGTTAAAAAGGATTCTGAACTTATGTGAGATTGTAGATTGTGTAGAATCACACGATTACATCCAGGTGATTGTGATGTTTCCTGAGTGGTTGACAAAAATATTCGCAATAGTGAAATCTGTCGTTCAGTGACTAACATTTGTGCTCTTTCATTAGAGGGAACATTTGTAATTTACTGTATTAACTTATTTTACTGTGTTCTGACTTGCTTGAATGGCTCATTTCCCAATCAATTTCATATTCCGGAGTCGACGTCTGATCTTAGATATCGAGCCCTGTGCATAATCATTAGTTTTCTAGTTTTCGTGTCTCATTTTCTCAGTTCTGCTTGCATATATCTTACTATGCTATAGTTGTACTAGATGGTACCTAAAGTTTAGTAGTTTTTTAGCCGGAATCCTGTCTACAGTTCTTGCTTATGCTGCGGGATTTTCTAGTCTATTCcttatttagtttgtttttcatcATTCTATGCTCTGCTCCCTCGTTTTCTTCTACTCCCAAGTATTTATAACCTTTCTATTGGTTAGGTGCACTAGCTTTTTCTTTTGAAACGTTGCTCTcgttaataattattgttgttaataatatatattagtaattttattttaaattctaataatttgaataatttgaaCCAATTTTCATAACACTTTTTCTTACTATTGACGTAAATGATTTAACATTTGTTGAATTTCTTGACCTAAAACTAGACcgataattaacaaaaaataataataaaacgataaaatgtattatatttaattaattgtttacttTGCAATAAGTAAATAACcagattaattttttgtataaatatccATGGCTTTGGGAGACAATTATATAGACACTTAGAAGTATCTTAAGAAACATTGCTCTGCAAAAATACGCAAAATTCACTAAAATGAAAGTGGTTATTGCTTTGACAATTTTCGTCGTTCTTGCGGCTGGGGTAAGTAACATTTTCCAGTTTTAAGTAGTTACTAGTAGaacaaatttgaatattatatctccgctttttttttacttaggctGCAATCGACAGAGAGCAAGTACAGCAAAAAATGAGCTGCCagtgaaaaatgtttaaatcttCCCGCAGTGGGCGTAGACAAGGATGAGTTGAAGACTTACAGAGAATCCAAAGGACAAGCACCTAAGCCTgccaacttaaataaattgtcaaTGTGTATCCTAAAAGAAAACGGCTGGTTAAAAGACGATAACACCATAAACACCTCCGAAGTCAAGCAAATCCTTGAGTTAGGAGCACACGACCACCCCGAAAAACTGGATGAAATTGTGTCCAAATGTACCGCTGACAAAGGCTCTCCAGGGGAAACCGCCACCAATTTGCTTGAATGCCTTGTCGTTCTTAGACATCATGCttagttcataagaaaaatatagttCAATTATATTTTGGTGTATCTCAATAAAGGTTCACGAAAACcattaagaaaaacttttattttgaactGGAAAGTTTCAGTTTTTCTCCCGAATCTTTTGGGGAAACCTCTGTTGTTCTAAAATAATCTGTAGTAGTTTGACATTGTAGGACTCTATAAAGTATTACAATAATGTCAGAAAAGTAAGTTAAACCGAAATTATTTGCTGTAAAATTAAAGCGACACAGCGCAAACGGAGACAATAAACATGGTTAATATTAATACAGAA
The sequence above is a segment of the Anthonomus grandis grandis chromosome 12, icAntGran1.3, whole genome shotgun sequence genome. Coding sequences within it:
- the LOC126743127 gene encoding uncharacterized protein LOC126743127 isoform X2 yields the protein MKVAIALAIFVVVTAVAALDKEQVQQKMKAASEKCLNDPAIGVTKEELNTYRESKGTGPKPANLGKLSICVLKENGWMNNDNSLNTAEIKQILELGTHDHPEKLDEIMTKCTADKGSSEETANNLLECLVRLRGHQ
- the LOC126743127 gene encoding uncharacterized protein LOC126743127 isoform X1; this translates as MKVAIALAIFVVVTAVAALDKEQVQQKMKAASEKCLNDPAIGVTKEELNTYRESKGTGPKPANLGKLSICVLKENGWMNNDNSLNTAEIKQILELGTHDHPEKLDEIMTKCTADKGSSEETANNLLECLVRLRGHQ
- the LOC126743125 gene encoding uncharacterized protein LOC126743125 isoform X2; translated protein: MKVAIALAIFVVVTAVAALDKEQVQQKMKAASEKCLNDPAVGVSKEALNTYRESKGTGPKPANLEKLSICVLKENGWMNNDNSLNTAEIKQILELGTHDHPEKLDEIMAKCTADKGSSEETANNLLECLVRLRGHQ